From the genome of Labrus bergylta chromosome 4, fLabBer1.1, whole genome shotgun sequence, one region includes:
- the LOC136178868 gene encoding tripartite motif-containing protein 16-like: protein MAQKGVQLDREAFSCSICLDLLKDPVTVPCGHSYCMNCIKSHWDKEDEKTIYSCPQCRQTFTPRPVLVKNTMLAVLVEELKKTGLQAAPADHCYAGPEDVACDVCTGRKLKACKSCLQCLASYCKKHLQPHFEAAPLKKHKLVEPSKKLQENVCSRHNEEMKVFCRTDQQSICLLCLMDEHKGHDTVSAAAERSERQRELGVSRQNIQQRIQDREKDVKLLQQEVEAINGSADKTVGNSEKMFTELIRLMEKRRSDVKQQVRSQQQTEVSRVRELQEKLEQEITELKRKDAELEKLSHTEDHNQFLHDYPSLSPLSESTHSSSIKIRPLRYFQDVTAAVSEVRDKLQDVLREKWTNISQTVTEVDVLLSEPENMTRAEFLKYSCDITLDPNTANTQLLLSDENRKVTLMSKNQSYSSHPDRFTGRWQVLSKESLTGRCYWEVELRGVVSVAVTYKNISRAGDSHECVFGRNDKSWVLDYYNNSYYFYYNKVITPFSGPQSSRVGVYLDHRAGILSFYSISETMTLLHRVQTTFTQPLHAGLRFYYYENSAELCKLK, encoded by the coding sequence atggcgcagaaaggagttcaactagaccgggaggccttctcttgttccatctgtctggatctcctgaaggatccggtgactgttccctgtggacatagttactgtatgaactgtattaaaagccactgggataaagaggatgaaaagacaatctacagctgccctcagtgtaggcagactttcacaccgaggcctgttttggtgaaaaacaccatgttggcagttttagtggaggagctgaagaagactggactccaagctgctcctgctgatcactgctatgctggacctgaagatgtggcctgtgatgtctgcaccgggaggaaactgaaagcctgtaagtcctgtctgcagtgtctagCCTCTTACTGTaagaaacatcttcagcctcattttgaagcagctccattaaagaaacacaagctggtggagccctccaagaagctccaggagaacgtctgctctcgtcataatgaggaaatgaaagtattttgtcgtactgatcagcagtctatctgtctcctctgtttaatggacgaacacaaaggtcacgacacagtctcagctgcagcagaaaggagcgagaggcagagagagctcggggtgagtcgacaaaacatccagcagagaatccaggacagagagaaagatgtgaagctgctccaacaggaggtggaggctatcaatggctctgctgataaaacagtggggaacagtgagaagatgttcactgagctgatccgtctcatggagaaaagacgctctgatgtgaagcagcaggtcagatcccagcagcaaactgaagtgagtcgagtcagagagcttcaggagaagctggagcaggagatcactgagctgaagaggaaagacgctgaactggagaagctctcacacacagaagatcacaaccagtttctacacgactacccctcactgtcaccactcagtgaatctacacactcatccagcatcaagatccgtcctctgaggtactttcaggatgtgacagcggctgtgtcagaagtcagagataaactacaggacgtcctgagagagaaatggacaaacatctcacagacagtgactgaagtggatgttttactgtcagaaccagagaacatgaccagagctgagttcttaaaatattcatgtgacatcacactggatccaaacacagcaaacacacagctgttattatctgatgagaacagaaaagtaacattaatgAGTAAAAatcagtcttattctagtcacccagacagattcactggtAGGTggcaggtcctgagtaaagagagtctgactggacgttgttactgggaagtggagttgagaggagtagtttctgtagcagtcacatacaagaatatcagcagagcaggggactcacatgaatgtgtgtttggacgtaatgacaaatcttgggtgTTAGATTATTACAACAACAGTTATTACTTTTATTACAACAAAGTCATCACTCCTttctcaggtcctcagtcctccagagtaggagtgtacctggatcacagagcaggtattctgtccttctacagcatctctgaaaccatgactctcctccacagagtccagaccacattcactcagcctctacatgctggactcaggttttattattatgaaaactctgctgagttgtgtaagctgaagtag
- the LOC136178869 gene encoding presequence protease, mitochondrial-like: MYPFSTQNGKDFQNLLSVYLDAAFFPCLREQDFWQEGWRLENENPTDPNSPLVFKGVVFNEMKGAFSDNERVYAQHLQNKLYPDHTYSVVSGGEPLAIPDLTWEQLKQFHATHYHPSNARFFTYGDLPLEQHLKQIEEEALSKFERINPNTEVPPQPHWSSPREDHVTCSPDALAPDPAWQNTLCVSYLLGDITDTFEGFTLSLLSSLMISGPNSPFYKALIEPNIGTDFSSVVGYDGSTKEASFSIGLQGMAEEDTERVKQIISQTINDIIESGFEEERIDALLHKIEIQMKHQSTNFGLSLASYIASSWNHDGDPVELLQINDSVAKFKQTLKENPRFLQDKVKHYLKENTHRLTLSMSPDEVYLEKQAKAEEEKLQKKIHALSDSDKKDIYEKGLELLAAQSKTQDASCLPALKVSDIEPTIPVTPVQISTAVGVPVQYCEQPTNGLVYFRAMCSLNTLPEDLRLYVPLFCSVVTKMGCGGLDYRQQSQQMELRTGGMSVSTQVVPDSTQLDMYEQGVLLSSSCLERNLPHMFHLWSDIFNNPHFDEVERLRVLVMMSAQELANGISYSGHMYAMTRAGRHLTPAGDLNETLGGMEQVKFMKRVAELSDLSQVIRTLVRIKKHLLNPDNMRCAINTTPQKMSDTAAQLESFMKDVADNRKERKPVRSNIIERPLDPSDVSGLSRKLISEQNFQPCQMKTFFQLPFPVHFISESIRTVPFSHHDYASLCILARMMTAKFLHGEIREKGGAYGGGARMGGGLFSFYSYRDPNSVQTLSAFRRGVDWAKSGQFTQQDIDEAKLSVFSAVDSPVAPADKGMGRFLSGVTDEMKQNHRERLFAVTHQSLVEVAERYLGVGQRTCGVAILGPENEAIKKDPSWIVK; encoded by the exons ATGTATCCGTTCTCAAcccaaaatggaaaagactTCCAGAATCTTCTCTCGGTCTATCTGGATGCAGCTTTCTTCCCGTGTTTACGAGAGCAGGATTTCTG gcaggagggctggaggctggagaatgaaaacccaacagatcccaactcccctctggtctttaaaggagtggtgttcaatgaaatgaaaggggcTTTT tccGACAACGAGCGCGTGTACGCCCAGCACCTCCAGAACAAGCTGTATCCAGACCACACGTACTCTGTGGTGTCAGGAGGAGAGCCTCTAGCCATCCCTGACCTTACCTGGGAACAGCTCAAGCAGTTCCACGCCACGCATTACCACCCCAGCAACGCCAg GTTCTTCACGTATGGAGATTTGCCTTTGGAGCAGCATCTGAAGCAGATCGAAGAGGAAGCTCTGTCCAAGTTTGAACGCATCAACCCGAACACAGAGGTCCCCCCCCAGCCACACTGGAGCAGCCCT AGAGAGGACCATGTGACCTGCAGCCCTGACGCTCTGGCTCCGGATCCGGCCTGGCAGAACACGCTGTGTGTGAGCTACCTGCTGGGAGA CATCACTGACACATTTGAAGGATTCACCCTCAGCCTGCTGTCGTCTCTCATGATCTCTGGACCCAACTCTCCCTTCTACAAAGCTCTCATCGAACCCAATATAGGAActgacttctcctctgttgtagG ATATGACGGCAGCACCAAAGAGGCGTCGTTCAGTATAGGACTGCAGGGAATGGCCGAGGAGGACACCGAGAGAGTGAAGCAAATCATCAGCCAAACCATCAACGACATCATCGA GAGCGGCTTTGAGGAGGAAAGAATCGACGCTCTCCTGCATAAGATCGAGATCCAGATGAAGCACCAGTCCACAAACTTCGGCCTGTCTCTGGCCTCG taCATTGCGTCATCGTGGAACCACGACGGCGACccggtggagctgctgcagatcaaCGACAGCGTTGCCAAGTTCAAACAGACCCTGAAGGAAAACCCTCGCTTCCTCCAGGACAAAGTCAAGCACTACTTAAAG gagaacacacacagactgaccctGTCCATGAGTCCGGATGAGGTCTACTTGGAGAAACAGGCCAAAGCCGAGGAGGAGAAGCTCCAGAAAAAGATCCATGCTCTGTCAGACAGCGACAAAAAAGACATCTATGAAAAAG gtctggagctgctggctgctcagAGCAAAACGCAGGACGCCTCCTGTTTGCCGGCACTGAAAGTGTCTGACATTGAGCCCACGATCCCTGTTACTCCTGTTCAGATCAGCACAGCAG TCGGCGTACCGGTGCAGTACTGTGAGCAGCCCACCAACGGGCTAGTTTACTTCAGAGCCATGTGCAGTCTCAACACACTGCCGGAGGACCTCAGGCTCTATGTCCCGCTCTTCTGCAGCGTTGTCACCAA gaTGGGCTGTGGAGGTCTGGACTACAGACAACAGTCCCAGCAGATGGAGCTGAGGACTGGGGGCATGTCTGTCTCCACCCAGGTCGTCCCTGACTCCACCCAGCTGGACATGTACGAGCAG ggtgtcctcctgtcctcctcctgcctggagagaaaccttcctcacatgtttcatctgtggagcgacatattcaacaa CCCCCACTTTGACGAGGTGGAGCGCCTGAGagtgctggtgatgatgtcagcacaggAGTTAGCCAATGGGATCTCCTACTCGGGCCACATGTACGCCATGACACGTGCAGGCCGTCACCTGACTCCAGCAGGAGACCTCAATGAGACGCTCGGTGGGATGGAACAG GTGAAGTTTATGAAGAGGGTCGCTGAGTTGTCCGACCTCAGCCAAGTCATCCGAACGCTCGTCAGGATCAAGAAGCATCTTCTCAACCCggacaacatgag GTGTGCGATCAACACTACTCCACAGAAAATGTCGGACACGGCAGCACAGCTGGAGAGCTTCATGAAGGACGTGGCTGACAACAGAAAGGAGCGCAAACCGGTCAGAAGTAACATTATTGAG aggcCTCTCGACCCATCGGATGTCTCGGGGCTGAGCCGGAAACTCATCTCT gaGCAAAACTTCCAGCCGTGTCAGATGAAAACGTTCTTCCAGCTTCCCTTCCCTGTTCACTTTATCAGCGAGAGTATTCGTACGGTACCCTTCTCCCACCACGACTACGCCAG tttgtgcatcttggcgaggatgatgacggctaagtttctgcatggagaaatcagggagaagggaggagcctacgggggcggggccaggatgggaggaggtcttttctctttttactcgtACAG GGATCCAAACTCGGTGCAGACCTTGTCTGCGTTTCGTCGAGGTGTGGACTGGGCGAAGTCGGGACAGTTCACCCAGCAGGACATCGATGAAGCTAAACTGTCAGTGTTCTCGGCTGTAGACTCGCCTGTGGCCCCCGCGGACAAAG gaatgggtcgcttcctcagcggagtcaccgatgagatgaagcagaatcacagagaaagactttttgctgtcactcaccaaagtctggtggaagtggctgaaag ATACCTCGGCGTCGGTCAGAGGACGTGTGGAGTTGCTATCTTGGGTCCAGAGAACGAGGCGATTAAAAAAGATCCCTCATGGATCGTAAAATAA